One window of the Alligator mississippiensis isolate rAllMis1 chromosome 5, rAllMis1, whole genome shotgun sequence genome contains the following:
- the TMEM176B gene encoding transmembrane protein 176B isoform X1 has product MSTMPTTVVRVSGLEVSAAGADHPIVHVHVSHESWLHYLVKALRAVRLDQVKAWLAPGPGPARSCCVREMKALGVAQIVLGVMCVALGVALRFGPYTTVIWLQSPFWTGALFVGLGALCVLCRRHGTGCLLFLTACLALASVVGATVAVVCGGIEVVWSRGNTGTRCSKFSFDGSYTDGWTWWECQEVLQMKNLFLGIRVLLLVTTASALVIAACCLVCTCQILCCRTQDQAESAAGAEPLVISAPTAQAQPQPDKETCVDSA; this is encoded by the exons AT gAGCACGATGCCCACCACCGTGGTGCGGGTGAGTGGCCTGGAGGTGTCGGCGGCAGGCGCGGACCACCCCATCGTCCATGTCCACGTCAGCCATGAGTCGTGGCTGCACTACCTGGTCAAGGCGCTGCGGGCCGTGCGGCTGGACCAGGTCAAGGCCTGGCTGgcccctggcccaggccctgcccgCAGCTGCTGCGTCCGGGAGATGAAGGCGCTGGGG GTGGCCCAGATCGTGCTGGGCGTCATGTGCGTGGCGCTGGGCGTGGCGCTCCGCTTTGGGCCCTACACAACGGTGATCTGGCTGCAGTCCCCATTCTGGACAGGGGCTCTG TTCGTGGGCTTGGGTGCGCTCTGCGTCCTGTGCAGGAGACACGGCACAGGCTGCTTG ctcttcctgacagcctgcctggccctggctagCGTGGTAGGGGCGACTGTGGCCGTGGTGTGTGGGGGGATCGAGGTGGTGTGGTCACGTGGGAACACGGGCACCCGGTGCAGCAAGTTTTCTTTTGACGGCTCGTACACGGATGGCTGGACGTGGTGGGAGTGCCAGGAGGTGCTGCAGATGAAG aacCTGTTCCTGGGCATCCGGGTGCTGCTGTTGGTGACCACGGCCAGCGCCCTCGTCATTGCCGCCTGCTGCCTCGTCTGCACCTGCCAGATCCTCTGTTGCCGGACACAG GACCAGGCGGAGTCCGCGGCGGGTGCGGAGCCGCTGGTGATCTCAGCGCccacagcccaggcccagccccagccagacaAGGAGACGTGTGTGGACAGCGCCTGA
- the TMEM176B gene encoding transmembrane protein 176B isoform X2, whose translation MSTMPTTVVRVSGLEVSAAGADHPIVHVHVSHESWLHYLVKALRAVRLDQVKAWLAPGPGPARSCCVREMKALGVAQIVLGVMCVALGVALRFGPYTTVIWLQSPFWTGALFVGLGALCVLCRRHGTGCLNLFLGIRVLLLVTTASALVIAACCLVCTCQILCCRTQDQAESAAGAEPLVISAPTAQAQPQPDKETCVDSA comes from the exons AT gAGCACGATGCCCACCACCGTGGTGCGGGTGAGTGGCCTGGAGGTGTCGGCGGCAGGCGCGGACCACCCCATCGTCCATGTCCACGTCAGCCATGAGTCGTGGCTGCACTACCTGGTCAAGGCGCTGCGGGCCGTGCGGCTGGACCAGGTCAAGGCCTGGCTGgcccctggcccaggccctgcccgCAGCTGCTGCGTCCGGGAGATGAAGGCGCTGGGG GTGGCCCAGATCGTGCTGGGCGTCATGTGCGTGGCGCTGGGCGTGGCGCTCCGCTTTGGGCCCTACACAACGGTGATCTGGCTGCAGTCCCCATTCTGGACAGGGGCTCTG TTCGTGGGCTTGGGTGCGCTCTGCGTCCTGTGCAGGAGACACGGCACAGGCTGCTTG aacCTGTTCCTGGGCATCCGGGTGCTGCTGTTGGTGACCACGGCCAGCGCCCTCGTCATTGCCGCCTGCTGCCTCGTCTGCACCTGCCAGATCCTCTGTTGCCGGACACAG GACCAGGCGGAGTCCGCGGCGGGTGCGGAGCCGCTGGTGATCTCAGCGCccacagcccaggcccagccccagccagacaAGGAGACGTGTGTGGACAGCGCCTGA